A region from the Sandaracinus amylolyticus genome encodes:
- a CDS encoding cupredoxin domain-containing protein — MTKTTKTMVLVLALAIGSGVVAMPLAEPIARAQEVREIEIVVRGGYQPSRIVVREGERVRLRFVRHEYASCTREVVFPALGIRRELPPHQPVVIELPELAVGEHEFRCGMNMVRGTIVVEPR; from the coding sequence ATGACGAAGACCACGAAGACGATGGTGCTGGTGCTCGCGTTGGCGATCGGCTCGGGGGTGGTCGCGATGCCGCTCGCCGAGCCGATCGCGCGTGCCCAGGAGGTGCGCGAGATCGAGATCGTGGTGCGCGGCGGCTACCAGCCGAGCCGCATCGTGGTGCGCGAGGGCGAGCGCGTGCGGCTGCGCTTCGTGCGACACGAGTACGCGTCGTGCACGCGCGAGGTGGTGTTCCCCGCGCTCGGCATCCGCCGCGAGCTCCCGCCGCACCAGCCGGTCGTGATCGAGCTGCCGGAGCTCGCGGTCGGCGAGCACGAGTTCCGCTGCGGGATGAACATGGTGCGCGGGACGATCGTGGTGGAGCCGCGCTGA
- a CDS encoding heavy metal translocating P-type ATPase, giving the protein METPMNARDLAGATPAIDERTTVQLEIVGMTCAACVRRVETALKKVEGVQDASVNLPLERATVTIDPGVVAPDALARAVEKAGYSVADTTDSTPAPAASPRGDRAARRDAIDDQERRSLVRGLVVSASATIPLLVLGMAHGAIPGSDGPIGRAVQLVLASIVVLGPGRRFFSLAWRAAMHRTSDMSTLVAIGTGAAYAYSTVAVLMPQLFPHAEHGVLPHVYFEAAGAIITFVLLGKVLESRARKRLADAVRGLVALQPERARRVIDDREEDVPVERLVRGDLVLVRPGERIATDGEVVRGSSAVDESMLTGESMPVDKSVGARVYGGTLSQSGALTFRVTRVGADTALARIVEAVEQAQGSKAPIARLADVISSWFVPVVLVIAALTFVAWALIDPTQDGIAIAIERFVAVLVIACPCALGLATPAAVAVGTGRGAELGVLVKGGAALEAASRVDTVLLDKTGTLTAGEPALTDVVAIARSEHELLSLVASVENESEHPIARAITEGARARGAEIVRAEGFVSVAGAGIEGEVGAARVRVGTSAWLARIGVDTTPLEAHAEELAARGRTPSFVAIDGALAGLVAVADRASDEAKAAVAALRELGIEVAMVTGDRTRTAHAVAAELGIDRVFAETRPEDKASVVAREKANGRVVAMVGDGVNDAPALAGADVGIAIGSGTDIAIAAADVALLQGGIARLPTALRLARSTLRTIRRNLFWAFVYNVVGIPIAAGLLHPFTGWLLSPVLASAAMSLSSVSVLLSSLRLKRFVA; this is encoded by the coding sequence ATGGAGACCCCGATGAACGCGCGCGACCTCGCTGGCGCGACCCCCGCGATCGACGAGCGCACGACGGTGCAGCTGGAGATCGTCGGGATGACGTGCGCGGCGTGCGTGCGGCGCGTCGAGACCGCGCTGAAGAAGGTCGAGGGCGTGCAGGACGCGAGCGTCAACCTGCCACTCGAGCGCGCGACGGTGACGATCGATCCCGGCGTCGTGGCCCCGGACGCGCTCGCGCGAGCGGTGGAAAAGGCGGGTTATTCGGTCGCCGACACCACCGACTCGACGCCCGCGCCCGCGGCGTCGCCGCGCGGCGATCGCGCAGCACGACGCGACGCGATCGACGACCAGGAGCGGCGCTCGCTCGTGCGTGGTCTCGTCGTGTCGGCGAGCGCGACGATCCCGCTGCTCGTGCTCGGGATGGCGCACGGCGCGATCCCCGGGAGCGACGGACCGATCGGGCGCGCGGTGCAGCTCGTCCTCGCGAGCATCGTGGTGCTGGGACCGGGGCGGCGCTTCTTCTCGCTCGCGTGGCGCGCGGCGATGCACCGCACGAGCGACATGAGCACGCTCGTCGCGATCGGGACCGGCGCGGCGTACGCGTACTCCACGGTCGCGGTGCTGATGCCGCAGCTCTTCCCGCACGCCGAGCACGGCGTGCTCCCGCACGTCTACTTCGAGGCCGCGGGCGCGATCATCACGTTCGTCCTGCTCGGGAAGGTGCTCGAGAGCCGCGCCCGCAAGCGCCTCGCGGACGCGGTGCGCGGGCTCGTCGCGCTGCAGCCCGAGCGCGCCCGGCGCGTGATCGACGATCGCGAAGAGGACGTGCCCGTCGAGCGCCTCGTGCGCGGCGATCTCGTGCTCGTGCGGCCCGGCGAGCGCATCGCGACCGACGGCGAGGTCGTGCGCGGGAGCTCGGCGGTGGACGAGTCGATGCTCACCGGCGAGAGCATGCCCGTCGACAAGAGCGTCGGCGCGCGCGTGTACGGAGGCACGCTCAGCCAGAGCGGCGCGCTCACGTTCCGCGTGACGCGGGTGGGCGCCGACACCGCGCTCGCGCGCATCGTCGAGGCGGTCGAGCAGGCGCAGGGGAGCAAGGCGCCGATCGCGCGGCTCGCGGACGTGATCAGCAGCTGGTTCGTCCCGGTGGTGCTCGTGATCGCGGCGCTCACGTTCGTCGCGTGGGCGCTGATCGACCCGACGCAGGACGGGATCGCGATCGCGATCGAGCGATTCGTCGCGGTGCTGGTGATCGCGTGCCCGTGCGCGCTCGGTCTCGCGACGCCCGCGGCGGTCGCGGTCGGCACCGGACGCGGCGCCGAGCTCGGCGTGCTGGTGAAGGGCGGCGCCGCGCTCGAAGCGGCGAGCCGCGTCGACACCGTGCTGCTCGACAAGACGGGCACCCTCACCGCGGGCGAGCCCGCGCTGACCGACGTCGTCGCGATCGCGCGCAGCGAGCACGAGCTGCTCTCGCTCGTCGCGTCGGTCGAGAACGAGAGCGAGCACCCGATCGCACGCGCGATCACCGAAGGCGCGAGGGCGCGTGGCGCGGAGATCGTGCGCGCCGAGGGCTTCGTCAGCGTCGCGGGCGCGGGCATCGAGGGCGAGGTCGGCGCAGCGCGGGTGCGGGTCGGGACGAGCGCCTGGCTCGCTCGGATCGGCGTGGACACCACGCCCCTCGAGGCGCACGCCGAGGAGCTCGCCGCGCGCGGCCGCACTCCGTCGTTCGTCGCGATCGACGGCGCGCTCGCGGGGCTCGTCGCGGTCGCGGATCGCGCGAGCGACGAGGCGAAGGCGGCGGTCGCGGCGCTGCGCGAGCTCGGCATCGAGGTCGCGATGGTCACCGGCGATCGCACGCGCACCGCGCACGCCGTGGCGGCGGAGCTGGGCATCGATCGGGTGTTCGCGGAGACGCGCCCCGAGGACAAGGCATCGGTCGTCGCGCGCGAGAAGGCGAACGGTCGCGTGGTCGCGATGGTGGGCGACGGCGTGAACGACGCGCCCGCGCTCGCCGGCGCGGACGTGGGGATCGCGATCGGGAGCGGCACCGACATCGCGATCGCGGCCGCGGACGTCGCGCTGCTCCAGGGCGGGATCGCGCGCCTGCCCACCGCGCTGCGCCTCGCGCGGAGCACGCTGCGCACGATCCGGCGCAACCTGTTCTGGGCCTTCGTCTACAACGTCGTCGGCATCCCGATCGCGGCGGGCCTGCTGCACCCCTTCACGGGCTGGCTGCTCTCGCCGGTGCTCGCGAGCGCGGCGATGTCGCTCTCGAGCGTCTCGGTGCTGCTGAGCTCGCTGCGCCTCAAGCGCTTCGTCGCGTAA
- a CDS encoding YXWGXW repeat-containing protein → MTQRAVLPSLTSLAAVVLFGCGPALSHEAIAIRGFQPPERCGQGPYEIVVEARGHRWGEGVELVALSPRNIEGQYDVRAGDEVVARGALPRRWVPSLTSTAGTYELREDAGPVDNARCLSLEAQRAVELGGGGEIVTPPPVVAVPQEPTSGGPTEAIHTPGLELRVIEWTAPHPLSAIELQQLGVGRIEVVREWWWPHDPERDPAPALAAGTPIRIRVWSDLPNDLEGATFVLVHWIAQPNVPEEEWIAHLRHEREQREREDAERHAEAERRNAEWQAHCNTHHEDEACWGPGGYHGAVERMQRAQADAPRIERERAEREARMEAERARRPEVAPPPPPPARPDGPPPAPRAELRPPQPSVHATWTPGYWHWHAARWVWIGGTWDVPEEDIVREQTVRAPEAPPPPQVEARPAAPAPGMVWIEGYWQWDGARFVWIAGRWDLPRGQGASWQPPTWRVGAGGAVFVPGRWELRIGR, encoded by the coding sequence ATGACGCAACGGGCTGTTCTTCCTTCGCTGACCTCGCTCGCAGCGGTCGTTCTCTTCGGCTGTGGTCCCGCGCTGAGCCACGAGGCGATCGCGATCCGCGGCTTCCAACCTCCCGAGCGCTGCGGGCAGGGCCCGTACGAGATCGTCGTGGAGGCGCGCGGGCATCGCTGGGGCGAGGGCGTGGAGCTCGTCGCGCTGTCACCGCGCAACATCGAGGGCCAGTACGACGTGCGCGCCGGCGACGAGGTCGTGGCGCGAGGGGCGCTCCCGCGCCGATGGGTGCCGTCCCTCACGTCGACGGCGGGCACGTACGAGCTGCGCGAGGACGCAGGGCCGGTCGACAACGCGCGTTGCCTCTCGCTCGAGGCACAGCGCGCGGTCGAGCTCGGCGGTGGCGGCGAGATCGTGACGCCGCCGCCGGTCGTCGCGGTCCCGCAGGAGCCGACCAGCGGGGGCCCGACCGAGGCGATCCACACGCCCGGGCTCGAGCTGCGCGTGATCGAGTGGACCGCGCCTCACCCGCTCTCTGCGATCGAGCTGCAGCAGCTCGGCGTCGGACGCATCGAGGTCGTACGCGAGTGGTGGTGGCCGCACGATCCCGAGCGCGACCCGGCGCCCGCGCTCGCGGCGGGCACGCCGATCCGGATCCGCGTGTGGTCCGATCTGCCCAACGATCTCGAGGGCGCGACGTTCGTGCTCGTGCACTGGATCGCACAGCCGAACGTGCCGGAAGAAGAGTGGATCGCGCACCTCCGCCACGAGCGCGAGCAGCGCGAGCGCGAGGACGCGGAGCGGCACGCCGAGGCGGAGCGGCGCAACGCGGAGTGGCAGGCGCACTGCAACACGCATCACGAGGACGAGGCGTGCTGGGGCCCGGGCGGCTACCACGGCGCGGTGGAACGGATGCAGCGCGCGCAGGCCGACGCGCCACGCATCGAGCGCGAGCGCGCCGAGCGCGAAGCGCGGATGGAAGCCGAGCGCGCGCGACGACCGGAAGTGGCGCCGCCGCCTCCTCCTCCTGCGCGTCCCGACGGGCCGCCGCCGGCGCCGCGCGCCGAGCTGCGTCCGCCGCAGCCGAGCGTGCACGCGACGTGGACCCCGGGGTACTGGCACTGGCACGCCGCGCGTTGGGTGTGGATCGGCGGCACGTGGGACGTGCCCGAGGAAGACATCGTGCGCGAGCAGACGGTGCGCGCGCCCGAGGCCCCGCCTCCGCCGCAGGTCGAGGCGCGTCCCGCGGCACCGGCCCCGGGGATGGTGTGGATCGAGGGCTACTGGCAGTGGGACGGCGCGCGCTTCGTGTGGATCGCGGGGCGCTGGGATCTGCCGCGCGGACAGGGCGCTTCGTGGCAGCCGCCCACGTGGCGCGTGGGCGCGGGCGGCGCGGTGTTCGTGCCGGGGCGCTGGGAGCTGCGCATCGGGCGCTGA
- a CDS encoding TolC family protein, whose translation MRASLVAIVLALLGAGCATTSIRADLDRIETISGHALPPDVLDRVDPVGDARAREILRAPLDADDAVRLAIANHRELRAALRELGIERGRVLQAGLLPNPEIEIDLRSQDDPEQPLQVELYAEFELTHALLTPMRVDVASRELDAARFRAAGRVIETAYLARATFYDAQAAEQRLAVAVRALDALAAARDTATMLFDAGNVPELDLATQIAAYEEARAVTAELELARAASRERLHRVLGLHGDATEWTIAAPLDDVPEESEIPDALERQAIESSVELAETRMRLEAIAGRVGLSRTEGWLPDVTVDVHAEQDGQTWEMGGGASIELPLFDRNEGTTAAYEAEFDGLMERYEGAAIDIRSAARDARNRLVSAHLRAKQYGTVIVPARARVFRQTLLQYNAMQVGVFELVTALRAQLAAELSSIDALRDYWTARAAMEALLRGRRVSGEVVSSSTGIGAGEQSAGGH comes from the coding sequence ATGCGCGCTAGCCTCGTCGCCATCGTGCTCGCGCTGCTCGGCGCGGGCTGCGCCACGACGTCGATCCGCGCCGATCTCGATCGCATCGAGACGATCAGCGGGCACGCGCTGCCGCCCGACGTGCTCGATCGGGTCGACCCGGTCGGTGACGCGCGAGCGCGCGAGATCCTGCGCGCGCCGCTCGACGCCGACGACGCGGTGCGCCTCGCGATCGCGAACCACCGCGAGCTGCGCGCGGCGCTGCGCGAGCTCGGGATCGAGCGCGGCCGCGTGCTCCAGGCGGGCCTCTTGCCGAACCCCGAGATCGAGATCGATCTGCGCTCGCAGGACGACCCCGAGCAGCCGCTCCAGGTCGAGCTCTACGCGGAGTTCGAGCTCACGCACGCGCTGCTGACGCCGATGCGCGTCGACGTCGCGAGCCGCGAGCTCGACGCCGCGCGATTCCGTGCCGCGGGCCGGGTGATCGAGACCGCGTACCTCGCGCGCGCGACGTTCTACGACGCGCAGGCCGCCGAGCAGCGGCTCGCGGTCGCGGTGCGCGCGCTCGATGCGCTCGCCGCCGCGCGCGACACCGCGACGATGCTCTTCGACGCGGGAAACGTGCCCGAGCTCGACCTCGCCACGCAGATCGCCGCGTACGAAGAGGCGCGCGCCGTCACGGCGGAGCTCGAGCTCGCGCGCGCTGCGTCGCGCGAGCGGCTGCACCGCGTGCTCGGTCTCCACGGCGACGCGACCGAGTGGACGATCGCCGCGCCGCTCGACGACGTGCCCGAGGAGAGCGAGATCCCCGACGCGCTCGAGCGCCAGGCGATCGAATCGAGCGTCGAGCTCGCCGAGACGCGCATGCGCCTCGAGGCGATCGCGGGCCGCGTCGGGCTCTCGCGCACCGAAGGGTGGCTCCCCGACGTCACGGTCGACGTGCACGCGGAGCAAGACGGACAGACGTGGGAGATGGGCGGCGGCGCGAGCATCGAATTGCCGCTCTTCGATCGCAACGAAGGCACGACCGCGGCGTACGAGGCCGAATTCGACGGCCTCATGGAGCGCTACGAGGGCGCGGCGATCGACATTCGCTCCGCGGCGCGCGACGCGCGCAATCGCCTCGTGTCGGCGCACCTGCGCGCGAAGCAGTACGGCACGGTGATCGTGCCGGCGCGAGCGCGCGTCTTCCGCCAGACGCTCCTGCAGTACAACGCGATGCAGGTCGGCGTCTTCGAGCTGGTCACCGCGCTGCGCGCGCAGCTCGCGGCAGAGCTCTCGTCGATCGACGCGCTGCGCGACTACTGGACCGCGCGCGCCGCGATGGAAGCGCTGCTGCGCGGCCGTCGCGTGAGCGGCGAAGTCGTCTCTTCGAGCACCGGAATCGGCGCGGGCGAGCAGTCCGCCGGAGGTCACTGA
- a CDS encoding copper oxidase → MDRRSFLRWSGAAAGAAVLTRAAPVSAQDAHAHAEASATAASAVPTFERRPASRTAAPGGQPSVITPNGISLPWTVRDGVKVGHLVAHEFDHEFAPGMRARVWGYNGHTPGPTLEAVEGERIRVYVTNRLPEPTTVHWHGLILPNGMDGVSGLNQRPIPPGETWVYEFDLRHPGTFMYHSHYDEMTQIALGMMGMFIVHPRRPVGPRVDRDFVLMTHEWKLEVGARRPDPNAMNDFNVLTFNGKSYPGTEPLLVGVGERVRIRLGNLSPMDHHPIHLHGLNFVMTATDGGYVPSSAQYPETTVIVPVGSTRVIEFTPTEPGDWAMHCHMTHHVMTQMGHGLPPMVGVDTSTVDRRMSRVVPEYMSMGQTGMGGMGEMEMDIPPNSLPMRGARGPFSYIDMGGMFTVLKVRERPERADPNGWFEHPAGTVAGPADPARLRADGIEAP, encoded by the coding sequence ATGGATCGTCGATCGTTTCTCCGCTGGAGCGGCGCCGCCGCCGGCGCGGCCGTGCTCACGCGCGCCGCGCCGGTGAGCGCGCAGGACGCCCACGCGCACGCCGAGGCGAGCGCCACGGCGGCCTCGGCCGTGCCCACGTTCGAGCGCCGTCCCGCCTCGCGCACCGCCGCGCCGGGCGGACAGCCCTCGGTGATCACGCCCAACGGCATCTCGTTGCCGTGGACGGTGCGTGACGGCGTGAAGGTCGGTCACCTCGTCGCGCACGAATTCGATCACGAATTCGCGCCTGGGATGCGAGCGCGGGTGTGGGGCTACAACGGCCACACGCCGGGCCCGACGCTCGAGGCGGTCGAGGGAGAGCGCATTCGTGTGTACGTCACGAATCGACTCCCCGAGCCGACCACCGTGCACTGGCACGGTCTCATCCTCCCGAATGGCATGGACGGAGTCTCGGGCCTCAATCAGCGCCCGATTCCGCCCGGCGAGACGTGGGTCTACGAATTCGACCTCCGTCATCCGGGCACGTTCATGTACCACTCGCACTACGACGAGATGACGCAGATCGCGCTCGGCATGATGGGCATGTTCATCGTGCATCCGCGGCGCCCCGTCGGGCCGCGCGTCGATCGCGACTTCGTGCTGATGACGCACGAGTGGAAGCTCGAGGTCGGCGCGCGCCGTCCCGACCCGAACGCGATGAACGACTTCAACGTGCTCACGTTCAACGGCAAGTCGTATCCGGGCACCGAGCCGCTGCTCGTCGGAGTCGGCGAGAGAGTGCGAATCCGGCTCGGCAATCTGTCTCCGATGGATCACCACCCGATCCACCTCCACGGATTGAACTTCGTGATGACCGCGACCGACGGCGGATACGTTCCGTCGAGCGCGCAATATCCGGAGACGACCGTCATCGTCCCCGTCGGGAGCACGCGAGTCATCGAATTCACGCCCACCGAGCCCGGCGACTGGGCGATGCACTGCCACATGACCCATCACGTCATGACGCAGATGGGGCACGGACTGCCTCCGATGGTCGGAGTCGACACGAGCACCGTCGATCGCCGGATGTCGCGCGTCGTGCCCGAGTACATGTCGATGGGCCAGACCGGCATGGGCGGGATGGGCGAGATGGAGATGGACATCCCGCCCAACTCGCTGCCGATGCGCGGCGCGCGCGGGCCGTTCAGCTACATCGACATGGGCGGGATGTTCACCGTGCTCAAGGTGCGCGAGCGCCCCGAGCGCGCCGATCCGAACGGCTGGTTCGAGCACCCCGCGGGCACCGTCGCCGGCCCCGCCGATCCCGCGCGCCTGCGCGCCGACGGAATCGAAGCGCCGTAA
- a CDS encoding heavy-metal-associated domain-containing protein — MTESTNRETRLRVTGMTCMSCVRHVDHALRDLDGVAAVQVRLREGEALVEHDPARATVDEMIAALRDAGYDAAAA; from the coding sequence ATGACCGAGAGCACGAATCGCGAGACCCGCCTGCGCGTCACCGGAATGACGTGCATGTCCTGCGTGCGGCACGTCGATCACGCCCTGCGCGATCTCGACGGAGTCGCCGCGGTGCAGGTGCGCCTGCGAGAGGGCGAAGCGCTCGTCGAGCACGACCCCGCGCGCGCGACCGTCGACGAGATGATCGCTGCGCTGCGCGACGCCGGCTACGACGCCGCCGCGGCGTGA
- a CDS encoding ester cyclase — protein MSQKPQDITRALLEDTYSKGKIELVSQLCADEFVAHDPLMGRMDRRGLEEQIKMYRRAFPDTKMEVVEQICSGDRVITKWRASGTHQAELMGIPPSNKRAMVEGISIDRVVNGKVVESYAQWDAMGLMRQIGAAPALQMRPNGGSAKAPPPPQARR, from the coding sequence GTGAGCCAGAAGCCGCAGGACATCACTCGAGCGCTGCTCGAGGACACGTACTCGAAGGGGAAGATCGAGCTCGTCTCGCAGCTCTGCGCCGACGAGTTCGTCGCGCACGATCCGCTGATGGGGCGGATGGATCGCCGGGGGCTCGAGGAGCAGATCAAGATGTACCGTCGCGCGTTCCCGGACACGAAGATGGAGGTCGTCGAGCAGATCTGCTCCGGCGATCGCGTGATCACCAAGTGGCGCGCGAGCGGCACGCACCAGGCCGAGCTCATGGGCATCCCCCCGTCCAACAAGAGAGCCATGGTCGAGGGCATCTCGATCGATCGCGTCGTGAACGGGAAGGTGGTCGAGTCCTACGCGCAGTGGGACGCGATGGGGCTGATGCGCCAGATCGGCGCCGCGCCCGCGCTGCAGATGCGCCCGAACGGAGGCTCCGCGAAGGCGCCTCCGCCGCCGCAGGCGCGCCGCTGA
- a CDS encoding AraC family transcriptional regulator → MHPRGAVRFEHARDRRGVEHAIVRMEGESVWLHMPSVTTLAWVSEGRVQVHRRGTRRELGRGAVRRIGGFELEVIRADREGARLSLVSIPRSFLRGARTVPHDQLEDATHGALARVAARWPSGPPALDREIDELVDLVRHVDHDDDHDELEPGPVRRARHLLETWHRAPPTLDELAGVARTTKLQLVRSFHAHHGVVPHTFVLCLRLAIARTMFASGRRETEAAHALGFPDASALTREFRRIVGVSPAEYARPRPIAVARGA, encoded by the coding sequence ATGCATCCGAGAGGGGCGGTGCGGTTCGAGCACGCGCGCGATCGACGCGGCGTGGAGCACGCGATCGTGCGCATGGAGGGCGAGAGCGTGTGGCTCCACATGCCGAGCGTCACGACGCTCGCGTGGGTGAGCGAGGGGCGCGTGCAGGTCCACCGGCGCGGCACGCGCCGCGAGCTCGGGCGCGGTGCCGTGCGTCGCATCGGCGGCTTCGAGCTCGAGGTGATCCGCGCCGATCGCGAGGGCGCGCGGCTCTCGCTCGTCTCGATCCCGCGCAGCTTCCTCCGGGGCGCGCGCACCGTGCCGCACGATCAACTCGAGGACGCGACGCACGGCGCGCTCGCGCGCGTCGCCGCGCGCTGGCCGTCGGGTCCGCCGGCGCTCGACCGCGAGATCGACGAGCTCGTCGATCTCGTGCGTCACGTCGATCACGACGACGATCACGACGAGCTCGAGCCCGGGCCGGTGCGGCGCGCGCGGCACCTGCTCGAGACCTGGCACCGCGCACCCCCGACGCTCGACGAGCTCGCGGGCGTCGCGCGCACGACGAAGCTGCAGCTCGTGCGCTCCTTCCACGCGCACCACGGCGTCGTGCCGCACACGTTCGTGCTCTGCCTCCGGCTCGCGATCGCGCGGACGATGTTCGCGTCGGGCCGGCGCGAGACCGAGGCCGCGCACGCGCTCGGCTTCCCCGACGCGAGCGCGCTGACCCGGGAATTCCGCCGCATCGTGGGGGTCTCGCCGGCCGAGTACGCGCGGCCTCGCCCCATCGCGGTCGCGCGCGGCGCGTGA